TTGTTCACACTGACTTCAGGCATTATCTTgggctgttgtgaggaataaattatataaaatatgttcaacattCAGGACGGCATCTGACATTTAGTAAGCGCTGTTCAAATGTtgattattatcatcatcaatgtcatcatcaccatctttctaaaatgaaaatcttatCAGCTAATGTCCCAGATTATAAGTCCTTCAATAGATGCTAACAGATTAGAAGGTAGATTTTAACTCAAGTTAAAATTCCTAACAAAGAACTAGCTTTCCAAATGGTGCTCTGTTTCATGCCTACTTACCTTTACGTACATTATTCcatattttcctgaaatttattctttttcattatttacctACCCACtactcagatttaaaaaattcacacTAGCATAACCTCCTCCAAGAAGGTTTTATTAACCTCTACAGTCtaatacatatttcttttccatattctctCACAACAGCATACATATCTCAAATTCAGATCCTTCTCATAGCCCCTCATATAACTTTCTGGAGACAAAATGGTATAACCTCTATGGCTAATATAGACTAAACATGGAGAAGGactttacaataaaaagaatgaacgtAACTTGAAGtacttattacttttttttttttgacaaaaacaGGATAGGTCCGTTTATCAAATTGAAATTCTATCCAAGACAGTTTCATGAATATAAATTACTTGAGTTATCAACTCACTCATACAGTTTTTGGAAATGAGTATCTACTGAGAACCTTTCTCAGAGCCACCttcacttctttatttctcaGTGTGTAGACAAGGGGGTTGAGTAGTGGGGTGATCACAGTATAGGTGACTGCCACAAGCCGGTCCTTATCTGAGGAGTACAGGGATGTGGGCCTCAAGTAGATAAAGGAAGCACAGCCACAGTGGATAATGACCACGGtgaggtgggaggcacaggtggagaaggccctCCACTGTCCCTCCACTGAGGAGATCTTGAGGATGGTGGAAACAATGAAGATGTAGGAGATGAAGATCAACACTAAGGGAACCAGCAAAACCAGAATGCTGAGGAGGAAGATGATCATTTCTTTCAGGTTAGTGTCTGTGCAGCCCAGTTTTATGACAGGGAAAATGTCACAGAAAAAGTGGTTGATCTGATTGGAGGCACAGAAGGGTACACTAAACACCAGGACATTGACAACCACAGAGATCAGGAAACCACAGAAGCTGGAGGCTAGAACCAACTGCATGCAGGTGGCTCTGCTGACAATGAGTGTGTAGTTGAGAGGGTTGCAGATGGCAACATAGCGGTCATAGCCCATTACAGCAATTAGAAAACAGTTGGTACAAGCCAAGCGCACAAAGCAATAGAGCTGGGCAGCACATCCAGAGAAAGAAATAGTCGGACTTGGAGAAATCAGCTTGGTCAGCATTTTTGGTACAATGGCCAAGGTGTAGCAGGTTTCAGAGCAGGAGAGGACAAACAGAAAGAAGTACATAGGGGTGTGCAAAGCCCGGGCCAGACGACTGACAGTCATGATTGTAGCATTGGCCATCAGAGTGGTCAGGTAGACCACaggaagataaagaagagaagcATCTGCAGACCTCTTAGGTTTGAGAAGCCTTTGAGGATAAACTCCATGATCATGCTCTGGTTCTGTCTCCTCGTGGGTCAGTGGGTATTCAGATTCTTTCAAAAGTGAGAAATAATTTGACAAAAGTAAAATGCACTCAAAGAAACCgtatttgtgtttctgtacaAAGCTGATAATATCTGTCTGAAAAAAGGAGTAACAAATAAATTAAGTACACTGATCAGGGGTTGGGGTAAAAGCAGGAGGCATGAGGAGTAGTGACATAAATAATATCCCAGTTCAAACATACCTGGAGAAACTTACTTGTGTAAGTTGTTTCCATTATTTGTGTTCTTATGTGTATAGAAGCTTCATACTTGGGTTAAATCAAACAGTGATTTAGAGTTCATTTAATCCCATCATTTTatggaaggagaaactgaggctcaaaagcATTAAACCATTTGCTTAACCCAAATGAGAGCTACAGTCCTTAGAAACCATTATCTTCAAAGTCATCTTATGAAAATCtgatgggaaaaaacaaaagcaaatgaaaagtgACCTATCCAGTCCTTCGCATACGTGACTCAAATACTGCTTGCTTAGATGTAAtgaagtattttcatttatttgaaagtgTTGAGATTTATTTACCCATGATCAATTATGAAGCCTTTGAGATGGGCTTAGAATGATTCCATATTGGGATTTCCTTTGTCATGCGTGCATGGGAATTTGGAAATAAGAATCTAATTAAAGCTCAAATTATGCTCAGAGAATGATGAAGTGTGGGCTGAGACCTCCACTTTTTTGGCCTCTACCTCATTCTCTATTGCCTCCATGATGTTTTCAGAACAACTCTCACCATCATTAGTAGGAAGATCTATGGTTTGATTTGGAGATCACATAATGTTAAAACCTTCATAGCAGCTTTAGACAATCAGACAATCTTTATATTAGAACAAAGCTCAGGAATCTTCTTGATCAGCGCTCAATTCTGCATAGCATAGGGTTCTGCAGCATTGCTACAAGGGAGAGCAGTTCTCACATTCAGTATCAAGAACAGTGGGTTTCAAAATCCTCAAATTCTCCTTAAATATCTCTCCCTTCCaacaatatttctctttctgctattttaagAGGGAAGAAATCATAGATTTCTTgcgttttaatttttaattttgagaattgaaagattttaaattactataTGTGTGATATCGACTAATAACAATCCAGAGATTTGGCATTCCAGTGAAATCTGACTTCAGAGGAGAAAACACAGACATttagcagtaaaaattattttaattgacaGGTTCTTTTAGATAGAAAAGGGCTGAAAGACTATAGCAGGAAGCCTTCCTTTCTATCCATTTTTCATACTGCAACTTTAATATTAATAGCAGCTTCTTGAACATATGTTAGGAAGTCATCATTATCCATTCACTAACTCACATAATTCCATGATAACCTCATCAGGTCTgaaaatattattcccattttacataaggAACCTAAGGAGAGCACAGTAATCCTGCTGAACTGAGAAGAGTGCAATTTGAGTTGGATGAGTCTAAAGAAACTATACTGTGTGGAGCAAAATATTAAAGAGATGGGTCAATTTATGGAAAGTGTTCCAGAAATATCCATATGGATATCTTTGCATATGAGCTGAATACTAAGATGCTTAAGCATAAGATGAAACTCTACAAGACTGAGCAAAGACCTGCTGGAAGGCTCTAAGTTATACAATTCCTAGAAGTCAAATGGCCTTGAGAGACATTTGAGTTCCAGCTAGCTAGAGTGGAAAAATGTCATAGAATATCTGAGAGAGGGAATAAATAACTCAAAAACTCACACCTTAGTAACAAGGATAAACCAGACATCAGTAAAGGCTACTCTCTAACTGCTTTAACAAAAGTGAAAAGTAAGTCTCAATCTACTTATATGTGATctattgattttcaacaaagatgtaaggcaattcaatgaggaaagaaaagtcttttcaatgaATAATGCGAGAAGAATTAGATAtacttgtaaataaataaatgtccaaCTTTCCATAAAACAATACATAataaattaactcaagatggattttacacttaaatataaaaataaaattaatgaaactctaggagaaaatatctgtgacGTTAATGTAGACAATGGTTTcctagaaagaaaatgagaagcacaaaccaaaacagaaaataagagagattagattttatcaaaattcaaaGCTTCTGCTTTTagaaagacatcattaagaaaatgaaaaggcaaaccacatATTGGGAGAATATTGCAACACTTACATCAGACAGAAGACTTCTTGtatccagattatataaagaattctaCAGGTCAATAATAAGAGGATCAATGgcccaacaaaagaaaaaaggacaatatATTGAatcagattttctctctttctcatatacacatacacacacacacagccaataAGCACAGAATAGACAAGCTCAATACAGtaacacacaaataaaaacaatgatgaGATATCATTATATCCCTCTTAGAATGACTGTCACTCAAAATACAGACAATACTAAGtactaaaaaaaaatgtggagcaactggaatctTCTTACACTGTTAGTAGGAATATAAAATTTCAACCACTTTGCAGAAcactttggtagtttcttaaaaagcaaaacattcaCCTACCAAGTGACCCGCCCTTTCTATGCCTATTTATCTACCCACGACAAGTGgaacacatgttcacacaaatacttatacacaaatatttatagtagtTTTGCATGTAGTGGCCCAAATTTcataaacagtgaaaaaaaagagaaacgaAATATGGTGTGCCTAGGCAATGTGATTCAttgagcaataaaaaagaacacaagtACTCATGCACAATAAACCATGagtaaaattcaaaatcattatgatgagtgaaataagttagaccaaaatgaatattttttattatctcatCTATATAGAATTCCAGAAAATTTCCAACTAAACTATAGTGACAGAGAGCAGATAGAGGGAGGGATGATTTGCAAAAGTTCAATGATGTGAAAAGATATCTTTactattttgattgtggtgatagtttcacaCATACCACATGTATCACAACTCATCAAGTTGGACATTTTAAATACGTTCAATATAATGTAGGTAAAACACATCCTATTAGGTAAAATACATCCTATTAaagtaattaagaaataaatcccTGAAAGAAGTAACTTACCTACAAAGTAAGATAACTGCTTGCCATAATAAAACTGTAATGTTAGAAGTATATAACAAAAACATACGAGAGAACGAAAtggaacttttagaaataaaataaataatatcaaaaattaaaaaaaaaacactaggtCTGATTATATATTGATTAGACATTGTAAAAAAGGTTCAGTGCACTTGAAGATATagcaatagaaaatatccaaaatgaagcacaaagagaaaaaattcttaaaaaagtaaagagGGTCTAAGTAACTggtagaacaaaagaaaacatttaaaaacatatatatatggagTGTCAGTAAAGGAGGcagaaaaattattgaaagaaataactgctgaaactttccaaatttgatgaaagtgTAAACCCATAAGTTAGGAAGTTCAAAGAATCCAAAACAGTATACATACGAGAACCATACCAAAGATTGTCATGATCTAACTGCTACAAtaagtgataaagagaaaattttttaagcatccagagaataaaatatatcttatagacagtggggggaaaaaagctacCAAACACTACAGAGATTTTAGAAAAGTGAAAGctatatataattctttttaaaactctagCATTTGATATTCAATGAAACTATCACTCAAAAATAGAGGGATAGACAGGAggagatccaagatggcggcgtGAGTagtcctttgtctctcccccttcaaatctacaactaattggacattcatcgcttaacaaaggatatccatagagcatctcaggacgcctgagagacccacactgctatacATGGGAaagcggacggacttccctccacaaggaggtggagataggtgaaaactctccaaccctgACCCccaaacagcctagtacctgaaagcagctttcttccagcggacgcccccagaacatcgccacacaccaagggcaggagggagcgtacatcagaggagcgacggtggaaacaggtgaccagtgccctacctaagcccccagcaattacacctaagcccagagggaagctccagagttacacaccagaGGAGGCGGTGTAATCCCctacctgccattagcagagaggcccttcccagcatccacaatgccgggaggctcccagagagaatcccaatggggcagcagcccgccagctgccacCACCTGTCTCACGGACTGCAGCTCTCACCCGATCTGGGCTTGGGGCTaccag
This is a stretch of genomic DNA from Equus przewalskii isolate Varuska unplaced genomic scaffold, EquPr2 ChrUn-6, whole genome shotgun sequence. It encodes these proteins:
- the LOC103558910 gene encoding LOW QUALITY PROTEIN: olfactory receptor 10T2-like (The sequence of the model RefSeq protein was modified relative to this genomic sequence to represent the inferred CDS: inserted 1 base in 1 codon), with amino-acid sequence MRRQNQSMIMEFILKGFSNLRGLQMLLFFIFLXVYLTTLMANATIMTVSRLARALHTPMYFFLFVLSCSETCYTLAIVPKMLTKLISPSPTISFSGCAAQLYCFVRLACTNCFLIAVMGYDRYVAICNPLNYTLIVSRATCMQLVLASSFCGFLISVVVNVLVFSVPFCASNQINHFFCDIFPVIKLGCTDTNLKEMIIFLLSILVLLVPLVLIFISYIFIVSTILKISSVEGQWRAFSTCASHLTVVIIHCGCASFIYLRPTSLYSSDKDRLVAVTYTVITPLLNPLVYTLRNKEVKVALRKVLSRYSFPKTV